A section of the Bifidobacteriaceae bacterium genome encodes:
- a CDS encoding FG-GAP-like repeat-containing protein: MTIGVALIAIPAGPAAGGEPAVAAQTAAAAPSVNGDGNDQAKAELGVPVPDLGQSEGKGAETLAAAPAAIDRNNKAAVAAAYQNYALNLRTVPMGWTGAVSNCNTGNVSAAAQKATFDTLNYLRQMAGLADISENTAASSVARKTALLMQANGQLSHYPPTTWKCFTNNGAFLAARSNIALGTGGDGILAGAKAIFAYVNDVGVDSLGHRRWILSPGQRTMGSGSTGNANALVWGNGSGSCSGSSCTVGSWNSSEDAPFTNTYSTAWSSPQFVAWPGAGYFPYQLTKSEFDSRQMDWSVSTGTSSISFANASVSVTKNGTAVSGITLIPRSTLSSGYGDQGAFAFRFPSAAVSVPAAGATDAYRVTISGITGVSGGKLQYDVKLFNPMEATVGAVTISGAPQVGKPLTAQVSGVSPAGSTLAYQWLRDGSTAVGSNSATYTPVSADYGHTIAVRVTPSKSGYTGVPLTSAAVGPVTAIAMTVAKPIISGPVQVNKTMTVGTVSTNPAGGSVKYEWVIGSTVVKTGTDTYARMLTPQAVHAGKTVYVKVTATRAGYQTAVSQSDVKTIAAADDPCAVAQAMITPRLWATNGKPTTGSAELQRSQIIRICANGEMRLYTLDTNTMKLGLTATIGSGWTGYRASAPGDWNRDGFNDIIGIDSSGRMWLYPRTASNGWAARIQIGSGWSIYERILAVGDLTKDGNPDLLAIDSYGDLFLYQGDGKNGWKNSGRRTQVGNGWKTFQLLPAGDLNGDGVADIMSIDQGGKLYWYPSRGSGYFGAQTHVGTGWSGLRAVSGASMNGDSVPDVVSVDGAGIVRFFPGRRPVAFGTAVTVAEGWR; encoded by the coding sequence ATTCCGGCCGGCCCAGCGGCCGGCGGCGAACCGGCGGTGGCGGCGCAAACCGCGGCCGCCGCTCCGTCCGTCAACGGTGACGGCAACGATCAAGCCAAAGCCGAACTGGGCGTGCCGGTCCCAGACCTCGGCCAAAGCGAAGGTAAGGGGGCCGAAACGCTGGCCGCGGCGCCAGCCGCGATCGACCGCAACAACAAAGCCGCCGTCGCCGCCGCCTACCAGAACTACGCCCTCAACTTGAGGACAGTCCCAATGGGCTGGACCGGGGCGGTGTCCAACTGCAACACCGGCAACGTCTCCGCCGCGGCTCAAAAGGCCACCTTCGACACTCTCAACTACTTGCGCCAGATGGCCGGCCTGGCCGACATCTCGGAGAACACGGCCGCCTCCAGCGTGGCGCGCAAGACGGCGCTGCTCATGCAGGCCAACGGCCAACTCAGCCACTACCCGCCGACCACCTGGAAATGCTTCACCAACAACGGGGCCTTCCTCGCGGCCCGTTCGAACATCGCCCTGGGCACCGGCGGCGACGGCATCTTGGCCGGCGCCAAGGCGATCTTCGCCTATGTCAACGACGTGGGCGTCGACTCGCTGGGGCACCGCCGCTGGATCCTCTCTCCCGGCCAGCGCACCATGGGATCCGGTTCGACCGGCAACGCCAACGCGTTGGTCTGGGGCAACGGCTCCGGTTCTTGCTCCGGCTCAAGCTGCACGGTGGGCTCATGGAACTCGAGCGAGGACGCGCCGTTCACCAACACCTATTCGACCGCATGGTCAAGCCCCCAGTTCGTGGCGTGGCCGGGCGCGGGCTACTTCCCCTATCAACTGACGAAGAGCGAATTCGACTCGCGGCAGATGGACTGGTCGGTGTCCACGGGCACCTCCTCGATCTCCTTCGCGAACGCCTCCGTCAGCGTGACCAAGAACGGCACGGCGGTGAGCGGCATCACCCTGATCCCCAGGTCGACCTTGAGCAGCGGCTACGGCGACCAGGGCGCCTTCGCTTTCCGGTTCCCGTCGGCCGCGGTGAGTGTGCCCGCAGCCGGGGCCACTGACGCTTACCGGGTCACCATCTCCGGGATAACCGGAGTGAGCGGCGGCAAACTCCAATACGACGTCAAGCTTTTCAACCCCATGGAGGCGACTGTCGGCGCGGTCACCATCTCCGGGGCCCCGCAGGTCGGTAAACCCTTGACCGCGCAGGTTAGCGGGGTGTCGCCAGCCGGCTCGACGCTCGCCTACCAGTGGCTCAGGGACGGCTCCACCGCGGTTGGCTCCAACTCCGCCACCTACACCCCGGTCAGCGCGGATTACGGGCACACCATTGCCGTGAGGGTGACGCCGTCCAAGTCGGGCTACACCGGGGTGCCTTTGACCTCGGCAGCGGTCGGCCCGGTCACCGCGATCGCCATGACCGTGGCCAAGCCGATCATCTCCGGGCCGGTCCAGGTGAACAAAACCATGACCGTGGGAACGGTCTCCACCAACCCCGCCGGGGGTTCGGTCAAGTACGAATGGGTGATCGGCAGCACGGTGGTGAAGACCGGCACGGACACCTACGCCCGGATGCTCACCCCGCAGGCGGTCCACGCGGGCAAGACCGTCTACGTCAAGGTGACCGCCACGCGGGCGGGCTACCAGACGGCCGTCAGCCAGTCGGACGTCAAGACCATCGCCGCGGCGGACGACCCGTGCGCGGTGGCGCAAGCGATGATCACGCCCCGGCTCTGGGCGACCAACGGCAAACCGACCACCGGCTCCGCGGAATTGCAACGCTCCCAAATCATCCGCATCTGCGCGAACGGCGAGATGCGCCTCTACACGCTGGACACGAACACCATGAAGCTGGGCTTGACCGCTACGATCGGCTCGGGTTGGACCGGCTACAGGGCGTCAGCCCCCGGAGACTGGAACCGCGACGGCTTCAACGACATCATCGGGATTGACTCCAGCGGGAGGATGTGGCTCTACCCGCGCACCGCCTCGAACGGCTGGGCCGCCCGCATCCAAATCGGCTCCGGTTGGAGCATTTACGAGCGGATCCTGGCCGTGGGTGACCTGACGAAGGACGGCAACCCCGATCTGCTGGCCATTGACTCCTACGGAGACTTGTTCCTCTACCAGGGCGACGGCAAGAACGGCTGGAAGAACTCCGGCCGCCGCACGCAGGTCGGCAACGGCTGGAAGACCTTCCAACTACTCCCGGCGGGCGACTTGAACGGTGACGGGGTGGCCGACATCATGTCGATTGACCAGGGCGGGAAGTTGTACTGGTACCCGTCGCGGGGCTCCGGCTACTTCGGGGCCCAGACGCACGTCGGCACCGGTTGGTCCGGGTTGAGGGCCGTCTCGGGCGCCTCGATGAACGGCGACTCGGTGCCGGACGTGGTCTCCGTCGACGGCGCCGGGATTGTCCGCTTCTTCCCCGGCCGGCGACCGGTCGCGTTCGGCACGGCGGTGACCGTCGCCGAGGGTTGGCGCTGA
- a CDS encoding alanine and proline-rich secreted protein Apa, translating into MTNAEHKPRRMALVVGLAAALALLMTGCVREHVDFTVNSDDTVSIAGTMALDDAFLAQMASMQGLTAEEFLERMKSDPDLNEQLGAKGKVDLEDYAADGYTGWTFQAREPETLESFNEPGEDDSTGDVTVTRRGDEFVVNGEIDMTPEALGPEYAVGDDPATQSLLNRLDLKITFTFPGKVKSSTGVIDGNKVTFTPKMGERTKIEAVASAKAGLGSLLVILGIAVGVIAVVALLAIMLLKGKKKRAAARAAAEAPADLGYPGAGYPGFGQPGFGQPGFGAPPAGAYPPAVSQPQGFGAPPGAAVPPAAPQAFGAPPAAGYPAQPGYPPAAAGVPGAFPAPGYPPPGQAFGAQPPMYGVGPAQDDAPPPLSQPVARPGEIAPGQVQPPQQPAPPQQPVWPPQQQQWPPPQQ; encoded by the coding sequence ATGACCAACGCAGAACACAAGCCCCGACGAATGGCATTGGTGGTGGGCCTGGCTGCGGCTTTGGCCCTCCTGATGACGGGATGCGTGAGGGAGCACGTGGATTTCACGGTGAACTCTGACGACACCGTGTCCATTGCGGGGACCATGGCCCTCGATGACGCCTTCCTTGCGCAAATGGCTTCGATGCAAGGGCTGACCGCCGAGGAGTTTCTCGAGCGGATGAAGTCTGATCCAGACCTCAACGAGCAACTCGGCGCCAAGGGGAAGGTCGACCTCGAAGACTACGCCGCAGACGGCTACACGGGCTGGACCTTCCAGGCACGGGAACCCGAGACGTTGGAATCCTTCAACGAGCCGGGCGAGGACGACTCGACTGGAGACGTGACGGTCACACGCCGAGGCGACGAATTCGTGGTCAACGGCGAAATCGACATGACTCCGGAGGCTTTGGGCCCTGAGTACGCGGTGGGAGACGATCCGGCCACCCAGTCGCTGTTGAACCGCTTGGATCTCAAGATCACCTTTACCTTCCCCGGCAAGGTCAAGTCCTCCACCGGCGTGATCGACGGCAACAAAGTGACCTTCACGCCGAAGATGGGCGAGCGCACCAAGATCGAGGCGGTGGCCTCCGCCAAAGCCGGCCTGGGCTCGCTCCTGGTCATTCTGGGGATCGCGGTTGGCGTCATCGCCGTGGTCGCCCTGTTGGCGATCATGCTGTTGAAGGGCAAGAAGAAGCGCGCGGCGGCGAGGGCCGCCGCCGAGGCGCCAGCCGACCTGGGCTATCCGGGCGCCGGTTATCCCGGCTTCGGCCAACCGGGCTTCGGCCAGCCGGGCTTCGGGGCGCCGCCCGCCGGCGCCTACCCGCCCGCAGTCTCCCAGCCGCAAGGTTTCGGCGCGCCTCCGGGGGCTGCCGTCCCGCCTGCGGCCCCACAGGCCTTCGGTGCCCCGCCGGCCGCAGGCTATCCGGCCCAGCCCGGCTATCCGCCAGCCGCCGCCGGCGTCCCGGGCGCGTTCCCGGCCCCCGGTTATCCGCCGCCGGGCCAGGCCTTCGGCGCACAGCCTCCCATGTACGGGGTCGGCCCGGCGCAAGACGACGCCCCGCCGCCGCTGTCGCAGCCGGTGGCGCGGCCAGGCGAGATTGCGCCAGGGCAGGTCCAGCCCCCGCAGCAGCCGGCGCCACCCCAGCAGCCGGTTTGGCCTCCGCAGCAACAGCAATGGCCGCCGCCGCAGCAATAG